In Paenibacillus hexagrammi, the following are encoded in one genomic region:
- a CDS encoding MerR family transcriptional regulator, producing MFIRDVEELTGLSSHTIRYYEKLGLLPAVSRSASGVRQFTEADVRFLTFVASLKKTGMTLENIILFLQEGCLVERAKNGKIPARIVKERIELLDHHKKQLLQQQKELEALLAAVDVKTEYYEKLLQDPMIFADEA from the coding sequence ATGTTTATACGAGATGTGGAGGAGTTGACGGGACTCTCGTCCCATACGATCCGATATTATGAAAAATTAGGGTTGCTGCCTGCTGTCTCTCGCTCTGCTAGCGGCGTTCGGCAGTTTACTGAAGCGGATGTGCGCTTCTTGACCTTCGTTGCGTCTTTGAAGAAAACAGGAATGACCCTTGAGAACATCATCCTGTTTTTGCAGGAGGGCTGTCTTGTGGAGCGAGCCAAGAATGGCAAAATTCCTGCAAGAATTGTGAAGGAGCGTATTGAGCTGCTTGACCATCATAAAAAACAGCTGCTTCAGCAGCAAAAAGAGCTTGAGGCATTACTTGCAGCCGTCGACGTGAAGACGGAATATTATGAAAAGCTTCTTCAAGACCCCATGATCTTCGCGGATGAAGCATAA
- a CDS encoding zinc-binding dehydrogenase has protein sequence MPVEEVILVPEVVPAIDAAAVILNYVTAYQLLCRCASLVAGDTVLIHGASGGVGTALLDLGRLFELRMFGTASSRKHAALECYGVRLIDYHKEDFVEHMREHVPKGVKAVFDPIGYENWGRSLQVLGPDGVLVGYGFTSILQASEAESHKYVEGWKALDGSVESGAVQRKAVTYSITGGKQQDPEAFRTDLEAVFQLLADGQIHPQIARCFSLEDIEQAHVYLHSHDSVGKIILTF, from the coding sequence GTGCCGGTAGAAGAGGTCATTCTTGTGCCTGAGGTGGTTCCTGCTATTGATGCGGCCGCAGTTATTCTGAATTACGTAACGGCCTATCAGCTGCTGTGCCGATGCGCTAGTTTGGTCGCAGGAGACACTGTCCTGATCCATGGCGCATCAGGCGGTGTTGGCACAGCCTTGCTTGATTTGGGCAGATTGTTCGAGCTTCGTATGTTTGGCACGGCTTCTTCGCGCAAACATGCCGCGTTGGAGTGTTACGGGGTCAGACTCATCGATTATCATAAAGAGGACTTTGTAGAACATATGCGGGAGCACGTGCCGAAGGGCGTTAAAGCAGTATTTGATCCTATTGGTTATGAAAATTGGGGACGCTCGCTACAAGTTCTTGGGCCTGATGGCGTGCTGGTCGGCTACGGATTTACCTCCATTTTGCAAGCGTCAGAAGCAGAGTCGCATAAATACGTGGAAGGCTGGAAGGCGCTAGATGGATCGGTGGAATCCGGCGCGGTTCAGCGCAAGGCTGTGACCTACAGCATAACCGGAGGCAAACAGCAGGATCCGGAAGCTTTCAGGACCGATTTGGAAGCTGTGTTTCAATTACTTGCAGATGGACAGATTCACCCGCAGATTGCACGATGCTTTTCGCTTGAGGACATTGAACAAGCCCACGTTTATTTGCACAGCCACGATAGCGTCGGCAAAATTATTTTAACCTTCTAA
- a CDS encoding alcohol dehydrogenase catalytic domain-containing protein produces the protein MKDKQSNERVVVTQYGGPGVLKLIEEAMPQPLAGEVRIKVQAAGVALADAMRREGRYPGSPSTPFTPGYDIVGIIDAIGIQVDPRIGLGTKAAAFFLA, from the coding sequence ATGAAAGATAAACAATCGAATGAAAGAGTAGTCGTCACGCAGTATGGAGGCCCGGGTGTGTTGAAGCTGATCGAAGAAGCTATGCCACAGCCCCTTGCAGGGGAGGTACGCATCAAAGTGCAAGCCGCTGGAGTCGCACTAGCTGATGCCATGAGGAGAGAAGGCCGATACCCTGGTTCGCCTTCCACACCATTTACACCGGGATATGATATAGTAGGAATCATAGATGCCATCGGTATTCAGGTAGACCCGCGGATCGGGCTTGGCACGAAAGCTGCAGCTTTTTTCCTGGCGTAG
- a CDS encoding LysM peptidoglycan-binding domain-containing protein: protein MTEQQPGLRFDIYERVHLQEQLAGIQELNDIELVPHIQVLTLEDQAILKGNLMLTGSYSTEQEENRTLEHLIPVEITLPLNRIHRVEDILVEIENFDVDLLSARSLNVTGVLSLQGVEMVSTPADDWKDDEELTFVHEAETYRNEVPPPAVEAAPEPAAEVPAEPVPVEPAVPAPVQPPVQGEQPVYEAPDVQEQPIAEPSPVSMEPMHDTDAVGLESIQAEITELKVTPHPDSTVVTEEKKELKVAFGKKANEAVDIQPYGIKSLISKAGSFFQDKRDPETKAAPQEETKIDAVEWKRLFLNSESGSQEFRKVRMCIVQREETLETIAKRYELNPRELQLFNRLGEQELTTGQVIYLP from the coding sequence GTGACTGAACAACAACCAGGTTTAAGGTTTGATATTTATGAGCGTGTTCATCTGCAGGAGCAGCTCGCAGGCATTCAGGAGCTCAATGATATAGAGCTGGTGCCGCATATCCAAGTGCTGACGTTAGAGGACCAAGCGATTTTAAAAGGTAACCTGATGTTAACGGGGAGTTATTCCACAGAGCAAGAAGAGAATAGGACGCTGGAGCATCTAATTCCCGTTGAAATCACGCTTCCGCTAAACCGAATTCATCGGGTTGAAGACATTTTAGTCGAGATTGAGAATTTTGATGTTGATCTACTGTCAGCCAGAAGCTTGAATGTCACTGGAGTACTGTCCCTTCAAGGTGTTGAAATGGTATCAACGCCTGCTGACGATTGGAAAGACGACGAGGAATTGACATTCGTTCATGAAGCTGAGACTTACCGCAACGAAGTACCTCCTCCAGCCGTTGAAGCGGCTCCGGAGCCGGCAGCGGAGGTTCCTGCTGAGCCTGTACCCGTTGAACCTGCCGTACCAGCACCAGTACAGCCACCCGTGCAGGGAGAGCAGCCCGTATATGAGGCTCCAGATGTTCAAGAGCAGCCGATCGCGGAACCATCGCCGGTAAGCATGGAGCCCATGCACGATACGGATGCTGTAGGCTTGGAATCGATCCAAGCAGAGATCACCGAATTGAAGGTGACTCCCCATCCGGATAGCACGGTCGTTACGGAGGAAAAGAAGGAGCTCAAGGTCGCATTCGGCAAAAAAGCGAACGAGGCTGTGGATATCCAACCGTACGGCATTAAGTCGCTCATTTCGAAGGCAGGTTCTTTCTTTCAGGATAAGAGAGACCCTGAAACCAAAGCGGCGCCGCAGGAAGAAACGAAAATTGACGCTGTAGAGTGGAAACGATTGTTCCTCAATTCGGAATCGGGTTCTCAAGAATTCCGCAAAGTAAGAATGTGCATTGTGCAGCGGGAGGAAACGCTCGAGACGATTGCTAAGCGTTACGAGCTAAATCCACGAGAACTCCAGCTGTTTAACCGCCTTGGTGAGCAAGAGCTTACTACCGGGCAAGTGATTTATCTCCCGTAA
- a CDS encoding RluA family pseudouridine synthase, translated as MKHWIRKGEWMELPAPHEDWKPLAPGAIDALSVLIPVPRKLFLRLASQGAVKVQGSSILIKLFPEEKTGIEPEYQEIEILYEDDFCLVVNKPAGMSIHPSEHGQKGSLAAAVAHYYASSGQAHAIRHIHRLDKETTGAVLYAKNEWAHVLLDEAMREKRIDRRYVAVAQGVLRARQGTIKQPIGKDRHHSGKRRVSPGGDDAVTHYKVLEALKNATMVGLRLETGRTHQIRVHLSYMGHPLAGDTLYGGSSALFHRQALHGEQLLFEHPVTLEKLDIHAPLPKDLQLFIEKLRRT; from the coding sequence ATGAAGCATTGGATTCGCAAAGGTGAATGGATGGAACTTCCTGCTCCGCATGAGGATTGGAAGCCTTTGGCTCCAGGTGCAATCGATGCCCTGAGTGTGCTGATTCCTGTGCCTAGGAAGCTTTTTTTGCGCCTTGCGTCTCAGGGAGCTGTGAAGGTTCAGGGGAGCAGTATCTTGATAAAACTGTTTCCGGAAGAAAAAACCGGTATCGAACCTGAGTACCAAGAAATCGAAATTCTTTACGAGGATGACTTTTGTCTGGTTGTGAATAAACCTGCAGGGATGTCGATCCATCCTTCGGAGCATGGACAGAAGGGCAGCCTTGCCGCTGCCGTAGCACACTATTATGCCTCCTCCGGACAAGCGCATGCTATTCGGCATATACACCGTTTGGACAAGGAAACGACCGGAGCGGTGCTGTACGCAAAGAATGAATGGGCTCATGTGCTTCTCGATGAGGCCATGCGGGAGAAGCGGATTGATCGGAGATACGTAGCGGTTGCACAAGGCGTTTTACGAGCGCGGCAGGGAACGATCAAGCAGCCAATTGGCAAAGACCGCCATCATTCCGGCAAAAGAAGGGTTTCGCCCGGAGGAGATGACGCTGTCACTCATTATAAGGTCCTAGAAGCTCTGAAGAATGCCACCATGGTAGGACTGAGACTCGAAACCGGCAGGACGCATCAGATAAGGGTACATCTAAGCTACATGGGGCATCCGCTTGCCGGCGACACGCTGTATGGAGGCTCCTCCGCTTTGTTTCACAGACAAGCACTGCACGGAGAACAGCTTCTGTTTGAACATCCTGTAACTTTGGAAAAGCTTGACATCCATGCTCCGCTACCAAAAGATTTGCAGCTTTTCATAGAGAAGCTTAGACGAACTTAA
- a CDS encoding phosphodiester glycosidase family protein, with protein sequence MSTAFMNHLRSWGWMKRLLLLIAALTFLCSSFLFLTPIGESIRVYLAKTVITTQHRDWAWIFVGAQRRDQLVKEVQDLTEINSMEKQDLQAVKYEKNRSMESLIKVEDISGQFWKGKKMYVYDPTTIRVVVPAKQGEGERITSMVQRTGAVAGVNGGGFNDPDGLGNGFAPIGAIMSGGNILYTDQEGSIPQQIVGFTKEGTLIIGKYSINELLKLNVTEAVSFYPRVIANGKGLITSGDGGWGRAPRTAVGQKADGTVIFIVIDGRQAQSVGATLKEVQDLFLAEGVINAGFLDGGASSEMVVDDQLVTSPSSRYGERRLPSAFLVFDHPDEIQVDNVWAGLTEIDPGGAYDHPDYLREQALKKANQAKATPAPTAKPKATVSPSPSASVNPDGSVKPSASNAPGSTPAASVQPGASAKPGESPVPQTTPKAGATSSAAPAAGTGQAADPAAGTGSAGTAPMQSTAPKQSDTPAAVTDPAPKPAGAASQAAGGAAAPTGTASEQEQAPASAAQSNNK encoded by the coding sequence TTGAGTACTGCATTTATGAACCATCTACGAAGTTGGGGCTGGATGAAACGGCTGCTGCTTCTTATTGCCGCGCTTACATTTCTATGTTCAAGCTTTCTGTTTCTGACTCCCATAGGCGAATCCATTCGCGTATACTTGGCGAAGACCGTCATCACTACTCAGCACCGTGATTGGGCTTGGATTTTTGTCGGAGCTCAGCGGAGGGATCAGCTTGTTAAGGAAGTACAGGATCTTACCGAGATCAATTCAATGGAAAAACAGGATCTGCAAGCTGTTAAGTACGAGAAAAACCGCTCTATGGAAAGTCTTATTAAAGTCGAGGATATCTCGGGACAGTTCTGGAAAGGTAAAAAAATGTATGTTTACGATCCGACAACTATTCGGGTCGTCGTTCCGGCCAAGCAAGGTGAAGGCGAGCGTATTACATCGATGGTCCAACGGACCGGGGCTGTCGCAGGCGTGAACGGCGGAGGATTCAATGACCCAGACGGATTGGGCAACGGCTTTGCCCCAATTGGAGCTATTATGTCTGGCGGAAACATCCTATACACCGACCAGGAAGGTTCCATTCCTCAGCAGATCGTCGGCTTTACCAAAGAGGGCACACTCATTATTGGCAAATACAGCATTAATGAATTGTTAAAGCTTAATGTAACCGAAGCGGTTTCCTTCTATCCGCGGGTCATTGCTAACGGCAAAGGACTCATCACAAGCGGTGACGGTGGCTGGGGTAGAGCCCCTAGAACAGCAGTCGGTCAAAAAGCGGACGGAACGGTCATCTTTATCGTGATCGACGGCCGACAGGCACAAAGTGTCGGAGCTACGCTGAAAGAAGTACAGGATTTATTTCTTGCTGAAGGTGTCATTAATGCCGGTTTCCTTGACGGTGGGGCATCCTCCGAGATGGTTGTGGACGATCAATTAGTCACCAGTCCTTCCAGCCGTTACGGGGAACGCCGATTACCATCCGCTTTCCTTGTCTTCGATCATCCGGACGAAATTCAAGTCGATAATGTGTGGGCAGGCCTTACAGAGATTGACCCGGGTGGCGCCTATGATCATCCCGATTATTTGAGAGAACAAGCGCTGAAAAAAGCCAATCAGGCGAAAGCGACACCTGCGCCTACTGCTAAACCGAAAGCGACTGTATCACCAAGTCCTTCGGCGTCCGTGAACCCGGATGGCTCAGTGAAGCCTAGTGCATCGAACGCTCCGGGCAGTACACCAGCAGCTTCCGTTCAGCCCGGCGCATCGGCTAAACCAGGCGAGTCACCTGTTCCTCAAACCACACCGAAGGCAGGGGCAACGTCAAGCGCTGCACCAGCAGCAGGGACCGGCCAAGCGGCCGATCCTGCTGCTGGCACAGGCAGTGCCGGCACGGCTCCCATGCAATCAACAGCACCGAAGCAGTCGGATACGCCTGCTGCAGTGACAGATCCTGCCCCGAAGCCTGCAGGTGCAGCAAGCCAAGCGGCTGGCGGCGCAGCAGCACCTACTGGGACAGCGTCCGAACAAGAGCAAGCTCCAGCTTCTGCTGCTCAGTCAAATAATAAATAA
- the hemL gene encoding glutamate-1-semialdehyde 2,1-aminomutase, whose translation MNNSSRIDKKSAAAFSEAKKIIPGGVNSPVRAFKSVGLTPLFIDRGAGSRVTDIDGNTFIDYVGSWGPLIVGHAHPAVLEAIRTTAEKGTSFGAPTELETEMARLVIERVPSVEMVRMVNSGTEATMSALRLARGYTKRNKIVKFEGSYHGHADSLLIKAGSGVATLGLPDSPGVPESVAVNTITVPYNDLESIRVVFEKFGEDIAAVIVEPVAGNMGVVPPAEGFLQGLRDVTKQYGSLLIFDEVMTGFRVHKNCAQGLYGVTPDLTCMGKVIGGGLPVGAYGGRLDIMEHIAPAGSIYQAGTLSGNPLAMAAGYTTLKLLGEPGVYEELERKSARLEEGFKKNAAEFGIPSTINRVGSMLCPFFTEQQVVNYETAKTSDLGRFNAYFGHLLDLGVSVAPSQFEGMFISTVHTNEDIEETIAAHREALKRL comes from the coding sequence ATGAATAATTCGAGCAGAATCGACAAAAAATCCGCTGCCGCGTTCAGCGAGGCAAAGAAGATTATTCCTGGCGGTGTCAACAGTCCTGTAAGGGCGTTTAAATCGGTTGGCCTGACTCCGTTATTTATCGACAGAGGGGCTGGCTCCCGGGTTACGGATATTGACGGAAATACCTTTATTGACTATGTAGGATCATGGGGACCGCTAATTGTAGGGCACGCGCATCCAGCTGTATTAGAAGCTATCCGTACAACCGCGGAAAAGGGCACAAGCTTTGGCGCTCCTACCGAGCTGGAAACGGAAATGGCACGTCTCGTTATTGAAAGGGTGCCGTCTGTTGAGATGGTTCGCATGGTCAACTCAGGTACAGAAGCGACCATGAGTGCGCTCCGACTGGCCCGCGGCTACACCAAACGCAACAAAATCGTCAAGTTCGAAGGCAGCTATCACGGACATGCGGATTCGCTGCTGATTAAAGCAGGCTCAGGTGTCGCTACACTAGGGCTTCCTGACAGTCCTGGCGTTCCTGAGAGCGTCGCTGTGAATACGATAACGGTTCCATATAACGATTTAGAATCAATTCGCGTCGTTTTTGAGAAATTCGGAGAGGATATCGCAGCAGTGATTGTAGAGCCTGTAGCCGGAAATATGGGCGTCGTGCCGCCTGCGGAAGGCTTCTTGCAAGGACTAAGAGACGTAACGAAGCAGTACGGAAGCTTGCTTATTTTTGACGAGGTGATGACGGGCTTCCGTGTACATAAGAATTGCGCACAAGGGCTATATGGTGTTACTCCAGATCTTACTTGCATGGGAAAGGTAATTGGCGGTGGACTTCCGGTCGGCGCTTATGGCGGTAGACTGGATATTATGGAACATATCGCACCTGCGGGATCGATTTATCAAGCCGGCACATTGTCGGGAAATCCTCTTGCTATGGCTGCTGGATATACGACTTTGAAGCTTCTTGGCGAGCCTGGGGTATATGAGGAGCTTGAACGTAAGTCTGCTAGGTTGGAGGAAGGCTTCAAGAAGAACGCTGCTGAATTTGGCATTCCCAGCACGATTAATCGTGTAGGCTCCATGCTATGCCCATTCTTTACTGAGCAGCAGGTGGTTAACTATGAAACAGCCAAAACATCCGACTTAGGCCGATTTAACGCATATTTTGGTCATTTGCTGGATTTAGGCGTCTCGGTTGCTCCATCTCAATTCGAAGGTATGTTCATATCAACAGTTCACACGAACGAGGATATCGAGGAGACGATTGCAGCTCACCGCGAAGCTTTGAAACGATTATAA
- a CDS encoding Crp/Fnr family transcriptional regulator — MIEFVKRVPLFSQLTEAQLQAVAQICSKRTYKANTVLFAEKDMGSVFYIVLSGSVKIYTTSNTGEEKILSICKAGESFGELSLIDGKPRSASAQTLEDSVLITLTGQNFLELLRSHFDMTLGIMRELSNRLRDTNQHVYDLTFLDARTRVIKSLIKMANKHGMRSGNIITIKLVLNFDEISQLAGVQKVTLMQVIRDLEEKEILSISPSDFKLDLAKLR, encoded by the coding sequence ATGATCGAATTCGTCAAACGTGTCCCTTTATTTTCTCAGCTTACGGAAGCTCAGCTCCAAGCAGTTGCTCAAATCTGCTCGAAAAGAACCTACAAAGCTAACACCGTATTGTTTGCTGAAAAAGACATGGGCTCCGTATTCTATATCGTTCTCAGCGGTTCCGTCAAAATCTATACAACAAGCAACACCGGTGAAGAAAAAATATTGTCCATTTGCAAAGCCGGAGAAAGCTTCGGCGAGCTCTCTTTAATCGACGGCAAGCCTCGCTCGGCCTCAGCACAGACACTCGAGGATAGCGTCCTCATTACGCTTACCGGGCAAAACTTTCTTGAGCTGCTGCGCAGCCATTTCGATATGACGCTCGGAATCATGCGAGAGCTAAGTAATAGGCTTCGGGACACGAACCAGCATGTCTACGACCTTACCTTTCTCGACGCCAGAACTAGAGTCATTAAGAGCCTCATCAAAATGGCGAACAAGCACGGCATGCGCAGCGGCAACATCATCACGATCAAGCTTGTCCTTAACTTTGATGAAATCTCCCAGCTTGCAGGTGTCCAGAAGGTCACACTCATGCAAGTTATCCGAGATTTGGAGGAGAAGGAAATCCTCAGCATCTCCCCAAGTGACTTTAAGCTAGACCTTGCCAAGCTAAGATAG
- the hemG gene encoding protoporphyrinogen oxidase produces the protein MDASGFLVPRNEGRTITACTLTSAKWLHTAPEDKVLLRCYIGRSGEQEWLGWSDEQLVQKARHDLGELLGLHAEPLFTEITRMPKSMPQYPVHHLEKLKLLRMQMTEQLPGVYLAGAGLLGVGIPDCIKQGQDAGEQVAQHVKEQILQAVTVV, from the coding sequence TTGGATGCATCCGGGTTCCTCGTACCGCGCAACGAAGGAAGAACGATAACCGCTTGTACGTTGACTTCAGCCAAGTGGCTGCATACAGCACCGGAGGACAAAGTGCTGCTGCGCTGCTACATTGGCCGTTCCGGTGAACAGGAGTGGCTTGGCTGGTCTGATGAGCAGCTCGTGCAAAAAGCCCGCCATGATCTTGGCGAGCTGCTTGGGCTGCATGCGGAACCTCTATTTACGGAAATTACGAGAATGCCCAAATCTATGCCGCAATATCCGGTTCATCATTTGGAGAAGCTGAAGCTGCTGCGTATGCAGATGACCGAGCAGCTGCCTGGAGTCTATCTCGCGGGGGCAGGATTGCTTGGCGTGGGTATTCCCGATTGTATCAAGCAAGGGCAGGATGCCGGCGAGCAAGTGGCGCAGCATGTTAAGGAGCAAATACTGCAGGCTGTGACTGTCGTATAG
- the hemG gene encoding protoporphyrinogen oxidase: MKANRPHIMIIGGGITGLSAAYYAKKKLAAEGIDARLTIVEKSPSFGGKIHTIERDGFVIEKGPDSVLARKRPTIDLAKELGLENELTGLNPEAKKTYIVRKGKMHRMPQGLVLGIPTQITPFMKTGLISPMGKVRAAMDLLLPKREASSDESLGRFLQRRLGKEVLDNVVEPLLAGIYAGDTFHLSLKATFPQFQAMEQKYKSLILGMMASRKNATTENAHVPDRLKSSAFVTFKKGLQTVVDALVEHLSGEDLRTGVGAVSILKTAEGRTEVVLDNGDREIVDGVVITTPTYQAAECLGRLPVAADLGKIEYISVANVIMGFHKRTFHLHWMHPGSSYRATKEER; the protein is encoded by the coding sequence ATGAAGGCAAATCGGCCGCATATCATGATTATCGGTGGAGGCATTACAGGACTCAGCGCTGCATATTACGCCAAGAAGAAGCTGGCTGCCGAGGGGATTGACGCGCGGTTGACCATCGTGGAGAAATCCCCCTCTTTCGGCGGTAAAATTCATACAATTGAACGTGATGGCTTTGTGATTGAAAAGGGACCCGATTCCGTGTTAGCGCGAAAGCGTCCCACTATTGATTTGGCTAAAGAGCTTGGGCTGGAAAATGAGTTGACGGGCCTAAATCCGGAGGCGAAGAAGACGTATATCGTGCGCAAAGGAAAGATGCACCGGATGCCGCAGGGACTAGTGCTCGGCATCCCTACGCAAATCACGCCTTTCATGAAGACGGGTCTCATTAGCCCAATGGGGAAAGTGCGCGCGGCCATGGACCTATTACTGCCTAAGCGTGAGGCTTCCTCTGACGAATCGCTAGGACGTTTTCTGCAGCGGAGATTGGGGAAAGAGGTGCTCGACAATGTCGTTGAGCCTTTGCTTGCAGGTATCTACGCTGGAGATACATTTCATCTAAGTTTAAAAGCGACTTTTCCGCAGTTTCAAGCCATGGAGCAGAAGTATAAGAGCTTGATTCTCGGCATGATGGCGAGTAGAAAAAACGCCACGACGGAGAACGCCCATGTGCCTGATCGGTTGAAATCCTCGGCATTTGTGACCTTTAAAAAAGGGCTCCAAACGGTGGTGGATGCGCTAGTGGAGCATTTGTCGGGGGAAGATCTCCGGACTGGAGTTGGCGCCGTATCGATTCTAAAGACTGCGGAAGGTAGAACCGAGGTCGTTTTGGATAATGGAGACAGAGAGATTGTAGACGGCGTGGTTATTACCACACCTACCTATCAGGCTGCCGAATGCCTGGGACGTTTGCCAGTAGCAGCAGATTTAGGGAAGATTGAATATATATCGGTAGCTAATGTCATTATGGGATTTCATAAAAGGACATTCCATTTGCATTGGATGCATCCGGGTTCCTCGTACCGCGCAACGAAGGAAGAACGATAA